The Setaria italica strain Yugu1 chromosome IX, Setaria_italica_v2.0, whole genome shotgun sequence genome has a window encoding:
- the LOC101774472 gene encoding uncharacterized protein LOC101774472, producing the protein MASSQANIEKMHLRQSYRNVWHTDIMSTMQADFPYCCLALWCGPCVSYMLRKRALYNDMSRYVCCAGYMPCSGRCGESRCPEFCLATEVFLCFGNSVASTRFLLQDEFNIQTTQCDNCIIGFMVCLQQVACIFSIVAAIVGSEELSEASQILNCLSDLVYWTVCACMQTQHKIEMDKRDGKFGPQPMAVPPVQQMSRIDPPPVGYAPQPAGYAPQPAYGQPHGGYPPAPGQGYPPAGYPQGGAYPPAQGYPQGGAYPPPAQGYPQGGAYPPPGYPPQGSYPPPQGSYPPQGYPSK; encoded by the exons atggcgtcgTCGCAGGCCAACATCGAGAAGATGCATCTCCGCCAGAGCTACCGCAACGTCTGGCACACCGACATCATGAGCACCATGCAGGCCGACTTCCCCT ACTGCTGCCTCGCGCTGTGGTG TGGACCATGCGTGTCATACATGCTTCGCAAAAGGGCTCTCTATAATGACATGTCAAG ATATGTCTGTTGTGCTGGCTACATGCCATGCAGTGGAAGGTGTGGTGAAAGTCGGTGCCCAGAGTTCTGTCTTGCAACTGAG gtgttTCTTTGCTTCGGCAATTCAGTTGCGTCAACCCGCTTCTTGCTGCAAGATGAATTCAACATACAGACAACTCAGTGCGATAACTGCATCATT GGCTTCATGGTCTGCCTTCAACAAGTTGCTTGCATCTTCTCTATAGTTGCAGCTATTGTTGGGAGTGAGGAACTTTCAGAGGCCTCCCAGATCCTTAACTGCCTGTCTGATTTGGTCTACTGGAC GGTTTGTGCCTGTATGCAG aCACAGCACAAAATTGAAATGGACAAGAGGGATGGGAAGTTCGGTCCGCAGCCCATGGCAGTGCCTCCGGTGCAACAAATGTCACGCATCGATCCGCCTCCTGTCGGGTACGCACCACAACCGGCCGGATACGCACCACAACCAGCCTATGGGCAGCCTCATGGTGGCTATCCACCTGCTCCTGGTCAAGGTTATCCGCCAGCTGGTTACCCTCAGGGTGGTGCATACCCTCCTGCTCAAGGTTACCCCCAGGGCGGTGCATACCCTCCACCTGCTCAAGGCTATCCCCAGGGTGGTGCGTACCCACCACCTGGTTACCCACCACAAGGTTCCTACCCCCCGCCGCAAGGTTCTTACCCCCCACAGGGTTATCCTTCCAAGTAA
- the LOC101775142 gene encoding homeobox protein knotted-1-like 3 has translation MQGGGGGDQGGGMDMAVGFGGGAECSSSSATAAAAAAAAAAAAAAEAEERQLLKGEIAVHPLCEQLVAAHVGCLRVATPIDHLPLIDAQLAQSSGLLHSYAAHHRPFLSPHDKHDLDSFLAQYLMLLCSFREQLQQHVRVHAVEAVMACREIEQSLQDLTGATLEEGSGATMSEDEDEPPMLEGPLDMGSDGHDVMGFGPLLPTDSERSLMERVRQELKIELKQGFKSRIEDVREEILRKRRAGKLPGDTTSILKQWWQQHSKWPYPTEDDKAKLVEETGLQLKQINNWFINQRKRNWHNNSQTSTLKSKRKR, from the exons atgcagggcggcggcggtggtgatcAAGGAGGAGGGATGGACATGGCCGTGGGgtttggcggcggcgccgagtgCTCGTCGtcttcggcgacggcggcggcggcggctgcagcggcagcggcggccgcggcggcggaggcggaggagcggcaGCTGCTCAAGGGGGAGATCGCGGTGCACCCGCTGTGCGAGCAGCTGGTGGCGGCGCACGTCGGGTGCCTCCGCGTGGCGACACCCATCGACCACCTCCCCCTCATCGACGCGCAGCTGGCGCAGTCGAGCGGCCTCCTCCACTCCTACGCCGCCCACCACCGACCCTTCCTCTCCCCGCACGACAAGCACGACCTCGACTCCTTCCTC GCGCAGTACCTGATGCTGCTTTGCTCGTTCCgcgagcagctgcagcagcacgtCCGGGTGCACGCCGTGGAGGCCGTCATGGCGTGCCGCGAGATCGAGCAGTCCCTGCAGGACCTCACCG gcgCGACGCTGGAGGAAGGGTCAGGGGCGACCATGtcggaggacgaggacgagccgccgatgctGGAGGGGCCCCTGGACATGGGCTCGGACGGGCACGACGTGATGGGCTTCGGCCCGCTCCTCCCCACCGACTCGGAGCGCTCCCTCATGGAGAGGGTCAGGCAGGAGCTCAAGATCGAGCTCAAGCAG GGTTTCAAGTCAAGAATAGAGGATGTGAGGGAAGAGATCCTCAGGAAAAGGAGGGCCGGGAAGCTGCCTGGGGACACCACCAGCATCCTCAAGCAATGGTGGCAGCAGCACTCCAAGTGGCCATACCCCACG GAAGACGATAAGGCGAAGCTTGTTGAAGAGACTGGCCTGCAGCTGAAACAAATCAACAACTGGTTCATCAACCAGAGGAAGAGGAATTGGCACAACAACTCCCAGACGTCAACCCTCAAATCAAAGCGTAAAAG GTGA
- the LOC101775541 gene encoding protein FIZZY-RELATED 2: protein MDHHHHHHLTPPPSPMENTATGASSKPPTPASTPNSRLASGAPSSRPSATPSHASTAASAPTPASRTVYSDRFIPSRTGSNLALFDLAPSPSSSHDAAASGPTASSGSAPPTSPYCALLRAALFGPDTPDRVASSATACSSSSSAGASAVGTPATGNIFRFKAEVPRNAKRALFSGEDEEDALFPGIFTRRGAGPRKIPRSPYKVLDAPALQDDFYLNLVDWSSHNVLAVGLGNCVYLWNACSSKVTKLCDLGLDDNVCSVGWAQRGTHLAVGTNQGKVQIWDATRCKRIRTMESHRMRVGALAWSSSLLSSGSRDKSILHHDIRAQEDYVSKLTGHKSEVCGLKWSYDNRQLASGGNDNRLFVWNPHSVQPVLKYTEHTAAVKAIAWSPHLHGLLASGGGTADRCIRFWNTTTNTHLSCVDTGSQVCNLVWSKNVNELVSTHGYSQNQIIVWRYPTMSKLATLTGHTYRVLYLAISPDGQTIVTGAGDETLRFWNVFPSPKSQSSDSLSCIGGTSFVRSYIR, encoded by the exons atggaccaccaccaccaccaccacctcacgccgccgccgtcaccgatGGAGAACACGGCGACGGGGGCGTCCTCCaagccgccgacgccggcgtccACGCCCAACTCGCGGCTCGCCTCGGGGGCGCCCTCCTCCCGGCCCTCCGCCACGCCATCGCACGCCTCCACGGCCGCATCCGCGCCCACGCCGGCCTCCCGGACCGTCTACAGCGACCGCTTCATCCCCAGCCGCACCGGATCCAACCTCGCGCTCTTCGACCTAGccccctcgccgtcgtcctcccaCGACGCCGCGGCAAGTGGacccaccgcctcctccggaTCTGCGCCCCCCACGTCGCCGTACTGcgcgctcctccgcgccgcgctcTTCGGGCCCGACACGCCCGACCGGGTCGCGTCCTCGGCCACcgcgtgctcctcctcctcctccgcggggGCGTCGGCGGTGGGCACCCCTGCGACGGGGAACATCTTCAGATTCAAGGCGGAGGTGCCCCGGAACGCCAAAAGGGCGCTATTTTccggcgaggacgaggaggacgcgcTGTTCCCCGGCATTTTCACGAGGAGGGGCGCCGGGCCGAGGAAGATCCCTAGGTCACCCTACAAG GTGCTGGATGCGCCCGCATTGCAGGATGACTTCTACCTCAACCTCGTTGATTGGTCGTCACATAACGTCCTTGCTGTCGGGTTGGGCAATTGTGTTTACTTGTGGAATGCATGCAGCAGCAAG GTCACCAAGCTATGTGATTTGGGGTTGGATGACAATGTTTGTTCTGTGGGGTGGGCGCAGCGTGGCACCCACCTAGCTGTAGGGACAAATCAAGGAAAAGTTCAG ATATGGGATGCAACCCGCTGTAAAAGAATAAGAACGATGGAAAGCCATCGCATGCGTGTAGGTGCTCTTGCGTGGAGTTCCTCATTGCTTTCTTCTGGAAGTCGCGACAAGAGCATCCTCCACCATGATATCCGTGCTCAAGAAGATTACGTTAGCAAGCTTACCGGGCATAAATCTGAG GTTTGTGGGCTCAAGTGGTCTTACGACAATCGCCAGCTTGCATCTGGTGGCAATGACAACAGA CTTTTTGTTTGGAATCCACATTCAGTACAACCTGTACTGAAGTATACTGAGCACACGGCAGCTGTCAAAGCTATTGCCTGGTCACCCCATCTCCATGGTCTGCTTGCATCTGGTGGAGGAACCGCAGATAGATGCATACGATTTTGGAATACGACCACAAATACACACTTGAGCTGTGTGGACACTGGCAGTCAG GTCTGCAATCTCGTGTGGTCGAAGAACGTAAATGAGCTTGTTAGCACCCATGGATACTCTCAGAACCAAATAATTGTTTGGAGATATCCAACAATGTCTAAG CTTGCCACTTTGACAGGCCATACATACAGAGTATTGTATTTAGCTATTTCCCCTGATGGACAG ACCATAGTTACTGGTGCTGGGGATGAAACACTCCGGTTTTGGAACGTGTTCCCCTCTCCAAAGTCCCAG AGTTCTGACAGTTTAAGTTGCATAGGAGGAACATCATTTGTTAGAAGCTACATCCGGTGA
- the LOC101776488 gene encoding RNA-binding protein CP33, chloroplastic: protein MAAEEHAPCTKPRPDKAKKRKKPKKDKWGQPLSAAAAEEDPSVEPEQEPPAVGAEESAAAAAAAAGAEESEAAAAAEGYEPGKVVASGMPYTTTEVDIRKLFEFYGPLRSVQLSRFPDSGNFRGLAFVCFESDEDAAKSIELDGFKIGNRYMRVERCRVTASSNKKRKAEFQTDPEKSVGCLSAYVGNLSWNVTEKDLRAFFKSSKIASMRFAIDKRTGGSRGFCHVDFEDDESLEKAVAMNQSELQGRPVKVAYSVSNRG, encoded by the exons atggcggcggaggagcatgCTCCTTGTACCAAGCCCCGCCCCGATAAGGCTAAGAAGCGGAAGAAGCCCAAGAAGGACAAGTGGGGCCAGcctctctccgccgccgcggccgaggaaGATCCGTCGGTGGAGCCGGAGCAAGAGCCACCGGCGGTAGGCGCGgaggagtcggcggcggcggcggcggcggcggcaggcgcggaggagtcggaggcggcggcggcagcggagggcTATGAGCCCGGCAAGGTGGTGGCGAGCGGCATGCCCTACACGACCACCGAGGTGGACATCCGGAAGCTGTTCGAGTTCTACGGCCCCCTCCGGTCGGTGCAGCTCTCTCGCTTCCCGGATTCCGGCAACTTCCGCGGCCTCGCCTTCGTCTGCTTCGAG TCAGACGAAGATGCAGCGAAGTCTATTGAGCTTGATGGATTCAAAAT TGGTAACAGATATATGAGGGTTGAAAGATGCAGGGTTACTGCTAGCTCAAATAAGAAAAGGAAGGCAGAGTTCCAAACTGACCCTGAGAAGTCTGTGGGCTGCCTGTCCGCATATGTTGGCAATCTCTCATGGAATGTTACAGAAAAGGACTTGCGAGCTTTCTTCAAGTCATCGAAGATTGCGTCGATGCGATTTGCCATTGATAAAAGAACCGGCGGTTCTCGTGGCTTCTGCCAtgttgattttgaagatgatgAGTCGCTTGAGAAAGCTGTAGCAATGAATCAGTCTGAACTGCAAGGCAGACCTGTGAAAGTTGCATATTCAGTCAGTAACAGGGGCTGA
- the LOC101776895 gene encoding SUMO-conjugating enzyme SCE1, whose amino-acid sequence MSGGIARGRLAEERKAWRKNHPHGFVAKPETLPDGTVNLMIWHCTIPGKQGTDWEGGYFPLTLHFSEDYPSKPPKCKFPQGFFHPNVYPSGTVCLSILNEDSGWRPAITVKQILVGIQDLLDQPNPADPAQTDGYHLFIQDPTEYKRRVRLQAKQYPALV is encoded by the exons atgTCTGGGGGAATCGCTCGCGGCCGCCTCGCCGAGGAGCGCAAGGCCTGGCGCAAGAACCACCCGCAT GGTTTCGTCGCGAAGCCGGAGACGCTGCCCGACGGCACGGTTAACCTGATGATCTGGCACTGCACCATCCCCGGCAAGCAAGGG ACTGACTGGGAAGGTGGATACTTCCCTCTCACCCTTCATTTCAGTGAGGATTACCCTAGCAAACCTCCCAAGTGCAAGTTCCCACAGGGCTTCTTCCACCCAAATGTCTATCCTTCGGGAACAGTCTGCCTTTCTATTCTTAACGAGGACAGC GGCTGGAGACCAGCTATTACTGTCAAGCAAATTCTCGTTGGGATTCAGGACTTGCTTGATCAGCCAAATCCTGCTGATCCTGCTCAGACTGATGGCTATCACCTTTTTATCCAG GATCCAACAGAATACAAGAGGCGTGTTAGACTGCAGGCTAAGCAGTATCCGGCGTTGGTCTGA